In Amycolatopsis coloradensis, one genomic interval encodes:
- a CDS encoding flavin monoamine oxidase family protein produces the protein MHTVDVVVIGAGLAGLTAARALTGAGRTVAVLEARDRVAGRNLGHELVNGVAVELGGQWIGRTQTEVLKLVAELGLETFPTYDDGAAVTVYNGRRTIYADETFGLSDQAALEVGRMKFELEALAETVSLSSPWMSPEAAELDRKTLDEWLRAATDDVEALAFWGAVVPAVFSAEPAEMSLLHFLFYVKSAGTLDVLVATTGGAQELRVVGGTHLISERLADRLGDVITLGAPVRGIAHHADGVEVCHDGGRIAAQRVIVAIPPTLAGRLHYEPALPAARDGLTQQIPMGSVIKVQVAYPAPFWRDAGLNGFAFNLDDPLCVTLDNSPPDGSCGVLVGFFEGAHAREVARLSPRERREAAVATLVKQFGPEAAEPMDYVEQNWMEEEYTRGCYGGRLGAGGWTQYGAALAEPVGRIHWAGAETSDIWNGYMDGAVRSGHRAAAEVLARLER, from the coding sequence GTGCACACTGTCGATGTCGTGGTTATCGGAGCGGGCCTCGCGGGGTTGACCGCCGCTCGCGCGCTGACCGGCGCGGGACGCACGGTCGCCGTGCTGGAGGCGAGGGACCGGGTGGCGGGCCGCAACCTCGGTCATGAGCTGGTCAACGGGGTCGCGGTCGAGCTGGGCGGTCAGTGGATCGGCCGGACGCAGACCGAGGTCCTGAAACTCGTCGCCGAGCTCGGCCTCGAGACGTTCCCGACTTACGACGACGGGGCGGCGGTGACGGTCTACAACGGCAGGCGCACCATCTACGCGGACGAAACGTTCGGGCTGTCGGATCAGGCGGCGCTCGAAGTCGGCCGGATGAAGTTCGAACTCGAGGCTTTGGCCGAGACGGTGTCGCTCTCCTCGCCGTGGATGTCACCCGAAGCCGCGGAGCTGGACCGCAAAACCCTGGACGAATGGCTTCGCGCCGCCACGGACGACGTCGAGGCCCTCGCGTTCTGGGGAGCCGTCGTCCCCGCGGTGTTCTCCGCGGAACCGGCGGAGATGTCGTTGCTGCACTTCCTGTTCTACGTCAAATCCGCGGGCACGCTGGACGTTCTCGTCGCCACCACCGGCGGTGCGCAGGAGCTGCGCGTCGTGGGCGGCACCCACCTGATCTCCGAGCGGCTCGCCGATCGGCTGGGTGACGTCATCACGCTCGGCGCGCCGGTTCGCGGTATCGCCCACCACGCGGACGGGGTCGAGGTGTGCCACGACGGCGGGCGGATCGCCGCCCAGCGGGTGATCGTGGCGATCCCGCCCACGCTGGCGGGACGGCTGCACTACGAGCCGGCGCTCCCGGCGGCGCGTGACGGGCTGACCCAGCAGATCCCGATGGGCAGCGTGATCAAGGTGCAGGTGGCCTATCCGGCGCCGTTCTGGCGCGACGCCGGGCTCAACGGGTTCGCGTTCAACCTGGACGACCCGCTGTGCGTCACCCTGGACAACTCGCCGCCGGACGGCTCTTGCGGCGTCCTCGTCGGCTTCTTCGAGGGCGCCCACGCCCGCGAGGTCGCCCGCCTGTCACCCCGGGAACGCCGCGAGGCGGCGGTCGCCACGCTGGTGAAGCAATTCGGGCCGGAAGCGGCGGAACCGATGGATTACGTCGAACAGAACTGGATGGAGGAGGAGTACACCCGCGGCTGTTACGGCGGCCGCCTCGGCGCGGGCGGGTGGACCCAGTACGGCGCCGCGCTGGCCGAACCGGTCGGGCGGATCCATTGGGCGGGTGCGGAGACCTCCGACATCTGGAACGGCTACATGGACGGCGCCGTCCGTTCCGGGCATCGCGCCGCCGCCGAAGTGCTCGCGCGGTTGGAGCGGTGA
- a CDS encoding VOC family protein, producing the protein MFSWDAPFQPAFRSEAGPKRGKNRLHLDLASRSPEHQAELVDRALSLGARHIDIGQGPPEEKRVPWVVLADPEGNEFCVLEPREQYEGTGAIASVVTDALDPERLARFWAASLGWEVGVREEAIVGLRPPDGRGPWIEFLATREEKRHRNRLRFEIAPRRGKSRAAEVRRLRELGASGQRGDAMVDPEGNEFSVLSPR; encoded by the coding sequence CTGTTCAGCTGGGACGCCCCGTTCCAACCGGCGTTCCGCTCCGAGGCGGGCCCCAAACGGGGCAAGAACCGCCTGCACCTGGATCTGGCGAGCCGTTCGCCCGAGCACCAGGCCGAGCTGGTGGACCGTGCGCTGTCCCTCGGCGCACGGCATATCGACATCGGCCAGGGCCCGCCGGAGGAGAAACGGGTGCCGTGGGTGGTGCTCGCGGACCCCGAGGGCAACGAGTTCTGCGTCCTCGAGCCGCGCGAACAGTACGAGGGCACCGGCGCGATCGCTTCGGTCGTCACCGACGCCCTCGACCCGGAGCGGCTGGCGCGGTTCTGGGCGGCCTCCCTGGGCTGGGAGGTCGGCGTCCGGGAAGAGGCGATCGTCGGCCTGCGGCCACCGGACGGCCGCGGCCCGTGGATCGAGTTCCTCGCCACGCGGGAGGAGAAACGGCACAGGAACAGGCTGCGGTTCGAGATCGCGCCACGGCGAGGCAAGAGCCGGGCGGCCGAAGTCCGGCGCCTGCGGGAGCTGGGCGCGTCAGGGCAGCGTGGCGATGCGATGGTGGATCCGGAGGGCAACGAGTTCAGCGTGCTTTCTCCCCGCTGA
- a CDS encoding XRE family transcriptional regulator, which yields MTEPRATTLTDRIDRLFQVVRRPNGEQYSHEEVARACRESTGESFSAAYLWQLRTGRRDNPTKRHLEALAAFFQVPPAYFFDDEQGRALAEEVELLGALRNTAVRNLALRAVTLSEEGLGTVTDIVEAIRRRESKRDQGE from the coding sequence ATGACCGAACCACGGGCGACCACGCTCACCGACCGGATCGACCGCCTCTTCCAAGTGGTCCGGCGGCCCAACGGCGAGCAGTACAGCCACGAGGAAGTGGCGCGGGCCTGCCGGGAGAGCACCGGCGAGTCGTTTTCCGCCGCCTACCTCTGGCAACTGCGGACGGGCCGCCGGGACAACCCGACCAAACGGCATCTCGAAGCGCTCGCGGCGTTCTTCCAGGTGCCGCCCGCGTACTTCTTCGACGACGAACAGGGAAGGGCTCTTGCCGAAGAGGTCGAGTTGCTGGGAGCGTTGCGCAACACCGCGGTGCGCAACCTGGCGTTGCGCGCGGTGACGCTGTCCGAGGAGGGGCTCGGCACCGTGACCGACATCGTCGAGGCGATCAGGCGGCGCGAGTCCAAGCGTGACCAGGGGGAGTAG
- a CDS encoding ImmA/IrrE family metallo-endopeptidase: protein MFGRKSALWRRCERIASAVRLPEPFDVTTLFGEVAAMRGRPIELVALEARPGAPCGVLAATDRADYVFYTRDTSPLHQRHILLHELGHLLCGHVEGEVRPEAIAAMVAPSLSADLVRRVLGRTTYAQEQEKEAELFASLLMRRAVSAGPESDRLRHALGS, encoded by the coding sequence ATGTTCGGCAGGAAGAGCGCGCTCTGGCGCAGATGTGAGCGGATCGCGTCCGCGGTGCGGCTACCGGAACCGTTCGACGTCACCACGTTGTTCGGCGAGGTCGCGGCGATGCGCGGGCGCCCCATCGAACTGGTGGCGCTCGAGGCGCGGCCTGGGGCGCCGTGCGGGGTGCTCGCGGCCACCGACCGGGCGGACTACGTGTTCTACACGCGGGACACGTCTCCGTTGCACCAGCGGCACATCCTGCTGCATGAACTCGGCCATCTGCTGTGCGGGCACGTCGAAGGCGAGGTGCGGCCGGAGGCGATCGCCGCGATGGTCGCGCCCTCGCTTTCGGCGGATCTGGTCCGCCGGGTCCTCGGCCGCACGACGTACGCGCAGGAGCAGGAGAAGGAAGCCGAACTCTTCGCGTCGTTGCTCATGCGCCGAGCCGTGAGCGCCGGACCGGAATCCGATCGGCTGCGCCACGCCCTCGGTTCGTGA
- a CDS encoding MAB_1171c family putative transporter gives MISYLSATMLALIGVTRLMTVRAGPRHLATFFLSMAAGLAVSADATVRLLGDDLLPRLVTNALQLLAMRALVQVVRSTRSPEKPTPFWPIVLCWALMFLCYLDIVPHRLEVGTPAFQWRWSVVAYQVVLTAYGVTCLVLFTRMLARSAASRPQGTFRTGLRILVCAAVTTIAWVLFSGLPSLWLEITDLADLDFLPRARLVGLGAMVLWVLGGLFTTWDGALRLARAWRGIRAVTPLWKELVAAHPQIALPVRHDLEFTLYRRVIEIRDGLLALRAHVPPQLGDWLRTPVDEPTRAAAELAAALVMRAAGRSWPHPPAGPEDAHPGVREESAWLSAVSSAFTNSRVVREVRERALAEAGHLS, from the coding sequence GTGATCAGCTATCTGTCCGCCACGATGCTGGCGTTGATCGGCGTCACCCGGCTGATGACGGTGCGTGCCGGGCCGAGGCATCTGGCCACGTTCTTCCTCAGCATGGCGGCGGGCCTCGCCGTCTCCGCCGACGCCACGGTCCGGCTCCTCGGCGACGACCTGCTCCCTCGGCTGGTCACCAACGCGCTGCAACTGCTCGCGATGCGCGCGCTGGTCCAGGTGGTCCGCAGTACCCGGTCACCGGAAAAGCCGACGCCGTTCTGGCCCATCGTGCTGTGCTGGGCGTTGATGTTCCTGTGCTACCTGGACATCGTTCCGCATCGGCTCGAAGTGGGCACGCCCGCGTTCCAGTGGCGCTGGAGCGTCGTCGCGTACCAAGTGGTCCTCACGGCGTACGGGGTCACCTGCCTGGTGCTGTTCACGCGCATGCTGGCCCGCAGTGCCGCGAGCCGTCCACAAGGGACATTCCGGACCGGCCTGCGGATCCTGGTCTGCGCCGCCGTCACGACCATCGCGTGGGTGCTGTTCTCCGGGCTTCCCTCGCTGTGGCTGGAGATCACCGACCTCGCGGACCTCGATTTCCTGCCACGCGCCCGCCTGGTCGGCCTCGGCGCGATGGTGCTGTGGGTCCTCGGCGGACTGTTCACCACCTGGGACGGCGCGCTCCGGCTGGCGCGCGCGTGGCGAGGGATCCGGGCGGTGACACCGCTGTGGAAGGAACTCGTCGCCGCGCATCCGCAGATCGCGCTGCCCGTGCGCCACGACCTCGAATTCACGTTGTACCGCAGGGTGATCGAGATCCGTGACGGTCTACTCGCGTTGCGGGCACACGTTCCGCCGCAGCTCGGGGACTGGCTGCGCACCCCGGTCGACGAACCCACGCGCGCCGCCGCCGAACTCGCGGCGGCGCTGGTGATGCGTGCGGCGGGGCGCAGCTGGCCGCACCCGCCGGCCGGGCCGGAGGACGCGCATCCCGGCGTGCGGGAGGAAAGCGCCTGGCTGAGCGCCGTGTCGTCCGCCTTCACGAACTCCCGCGTCGTGCGGGAGGTGCGGGAACGCGCGCTGGCCGAGGCCGGGCACCTTTCCTGA